Proteins found in one Sorghum bicolor cultivar BTx623 chromosome 1, Sorghum_bicolor_NCBIv3, whole genome shotgun sequence genomic segment:
- the LOC8065866 gene encoding probable plastid-lipid-associated protein 10, chloroplastic: protein MALAAPSSLRRLPTTPPHVLSPPCAYRLRSRPLREPRLCRRLVAAAAAATAPLASSPTTADTERRKHELLRAVQETRRGFAAGPDQRAAIEEAVVAVEERGAGKGTPLDLAALDGTWRLCYTSASDVLVLFEAAERLPPLQVGQIYQKFECKDRSDGGTVRNVVRWSIENLLEEQEGATLMVSAKFVVLSKRNIFLQFEEVAVENIKISEQLQALIAPAILPRSFLSLQILQFLKTFRAQVPVGGPERRSPGGLYYLSYLDRDMLLGRSVGGGGVFVFTKAQPLT from the exons ATGGCGCTCGCCGCCCCTTCTTCCCTCCGCCGCCTCCCGACCACGCCACCGCATGTGCTGTCTCCGCCCTGTGCCTACCGCCTCCGCTCGCGCCCTCTGCGGGAGCCCCGTCTCTGCCGGAGACTcgtcgccgcggcggcggccgccacgGCTCCACTCGCTTCGTCGCCCACCACC GCGGACACGGAGCGGAGGAAGCACGAGCTGCTGCGCGCGGTTCAGGAAACGCGGCGCGGATTCGCGGCGGGGCCCGACCAACGCGCTGCCATCGAGGAGGCCGTC GTGGCCGTGGAGGAGCGTGGTGCGGGGAAGGGGACGCCGCTAGATCTCGCGGCGCTCGATGGCACCTGGAGGCTGTGTTACACATCGGCGTCAGACGTGCTTGTGCTGTTCGAGGCGGCCGAGAGGCTTCCACCCCTGCAG GTGGGGCAAATATATCAGAAATTTGAGTGCAAAGATCGATCAGATGGTGGAACTGTGCGGAATGTTGTAAGGTGGAGCATCGAGAACTTGCTGGAG GAGCAAGAAGGTGCAACACTGATGGTCTCTGCGAAGTTTGTTGTCCTGTCTAAACGCAATATCTTTCTTCAATTTGAGGAG GTCGCTGTTGAAAATATCAAGATTAGTGAGCAACTGCAGGCATTAATAGCTCCTGCTATACTTCCTCGGTCATTTTTGAGCCTTCAG ATATTGCAGTTCCTTAAAACCTTTCGAGCTCAAGTTCCTGTTGGTGGTCCTGAAAG ACGATCACCTGGAGGACTATATTATCTTTCTTACCTTGATCGTGATATGCTCCTGGGTCGTTCAGTTGGTGGTGGGGGAGTATTTGTTTTCACAAAAGCACAACCTCTTACGTAA
- the LOC8065181 gene encoding uncharacterized protein LOC8065181, protein MEVFGKSVIAEPSNVIFLSAILNTEGSNPSHKCDKRCQNEHIFGNMYRCKLTGTTHICDKNCNQRILYDNHNSLCRVSGQFFPLSPLEQQAVRGIRRKHEVDSNEGCSFKRRRGAQLHPSPFERSYSAVSPIPSQVGDGMDLS, encoded by the coding sequence ATGGAGGTATTTGGCAAATCTGTGATTGCTGAGCCCAGCAATGTGATTTTCTTGTCTGCAATCCTTAACACAGAAGGGTCAAACCCTAGTCACAAGTGTGACAAGAGGTGCCAGAACGAGCACATTTTTGGGAACATGTACCGTTGCAAACTCACTGGAACCACTCACATCTGCGACAAAAACTGTAACCAGAGGATCCTCTATGACAACCATAACTCGCTCTGCCGAGTGAGTGGACAGTTTTTTCCGCTCtctccattggagcagcaagcagTGAGGGGTATCCGCAGGAAGCATGAAGTGGACAGCAATGAAGGCTGTTCCTTTAAGCGCAGGCGTGGTGCacagctgcatccttcccccttCGAGAGGTCCTACTCTGCTGTGTCTCCAATCCCGAGCCAGGTTGGAGATGGCATGGACCTGAGCTAG